From the genome of Lotus japonicus ecotype B-129 chromosome 6, LjGifu_v1.2, one region includes:
- the LOC130723020 gene encoding uncharacterized protein LOC130723020 — MAFPFPQGWARPKVKLYEGDSDPQEHVNFFVGAMQYAGASDPLYCRCFPMSLGKGPMNWFQNLPSNSLHDWNGVVTCFLAQYSSVRSIPKTAQTLALVKQKEKESLKAFLNRFNKEAGDITGLLPDTRLVLATAALAPGPFLTSLDGKPTNTLEEFLDRAEKFINMEDAATLRAASQTLAIKGPQKMKEHKDQPSTRESRRKGQDERNSKRKKYDSYTPLNSSLSRILREKASTDLRDRPPHS, encoded by the coding sequence ATGGCGTTTCCTTTTCCTCAGGGGTGGGCACGGCCCAAAGTGAAACTCTACGAGGGAGACTCCGACCCGCAGGAACACGTGAACTTCTTCGTGGGCGCGATGCAGTATGCTGGGGCCAGCGACCCTTTATACTGCCGATGCTTCCCCATGAGCCTTGGAAAAGGACCCATGAACTGGTTCCAGAATTTACCGAGCAACTCGCTGCACGACTGGAACGGGGTCGTGACCTGCTTTTTAGCCCAGTACTCCTCGGTGCGCAGCATACCGAAGACCGCGCAGACTCTGGCTTTGGTTAAGCAAAAAGAGAAGGAATCTCTGAAAGCGTTTCTCAATCGGTTCAACAAAGAGGCCGGCGATATCACCGGTCTCCTCCCCGACACTAGGTTGGTCCTGGCTACCGCAGCCCTTGCACCAGGACCGTTCCTGACCTCGCTGGACGGCAAGCCAACCAACACTCTAGAGGAATTTCTAGATCGAGCAGAGAAATTCATAAATATGGAGGATGCCGCGACCCTAAGAGCCGCGAGTCAGACACTCGCGATCAAAGGACCACAGAAGATGAAGGAACATAAGGACCAGCCCTCGACCCGGGAGTCCCGACGGAAGGGTCAGGACGAACGGAATTCGAAACGGAAGAAGTATGATAGTTATACcccactgaactcctccctctcACGTATCCTGAGGGAGAAAGCCTCCACCGACCTCAGAGACCGACCACCCCACTCCTGA
- the LOC130722173 gene encoding PWWP domain-containing protein 5-like isoform X1, giving the protein MEEPEKGLSTCTTLESHDEKVGAETLDGSGDCGGQGFFSVGEGGPCNGKDVMLEVLGSDVYIDGVCTRGSDAEPNVQVGCGDSVESYSVVDTTSSYIEVPIMANVGADGALDHGVSNTRRDNAFRCSLTGSSVGGENDCGALEDGNDVTLETLDEQQNIANSHGHKIMEKEAHIYDKVEFDDELNSVGVQQMGNNKVDDNSNNTLEDVAGGMEVAIDKAPLNSEEMQRFRFQKCTAEIKAADTSVSFGSEKNLDANAISMIVEKDTHVAGLGHLAVMGAVEEKIHDESNIRQNVELQVGVSEQVGLNGGQENEDEFKEAGQSKTTDENAIKRASMKLGNSEKEGEFSVSDMVWGKVRSHPWWPGQIFDPSDSSEKAMKHYKKDCHLVAYFGDRTFAWNEASQLKPFMTHFSSIEKQSTSETFQNAVGCALDEVTRRVEYGLACSCIPEDTYNTIKLQTVENTGIRRELSSRQVVDESLNACSFSPNKLVEFMKTLSELPTGGFDRLELAIAKAQLLAFYRFKGYTCLPELQCYEDTLIDEDEEKLSEIIEHTTPVIKNDGQAGLGNLKTQGSSRRKRKHNLEDTIHLTKKERTMSELMGGTPDSPGGDYCPDVKVTDNLVSRGRPKKRKTTDLHADDSGLQDGRKTISLAKVSNTPKQSFKIGDCIRRVASQLTGSPSMLKSGDRSQTTDGSTDGFPWNEFDVSFPKLEEAPRSDVIVPTEYSSLDDLLSSLQWVAQEPLGEYSFLNAIVSFFSDFKNSVVVTDDFGNEMLHTDKVGSKRKKPPIAGPSETFEFDDMSDTYWTDRVIDNGNEEQPAQPPHEQPGREQPVQPARKNRKKYYQSVAAEPEKPVKVNRRPYSRKQYSESNHAEAPEKPSGYIDENAPAELVMNFAELDSVPSETNLNKMFRRFGPLKESETEVDRVSSRARVVFKKCVDAEVALSSAEKFSIFGSAPVNYQLNYTPSALFKASSVATTQDQEMHLDLSNFEMSMI; this is encoded by the exons ATGGAGGAACCAGAGAAGGGGTTGTCTACTTGTACAACTCTAGAATCCCATGATGAGAAAGTGGGTGCTGAAACCCTAGATGGGTCTGGGGATTGTGGGGGTCAGGGTTTTTTCTCAGTTGGAGAGGGCGGGCCTTGTAACGGGAAGGATGTAATGTTGGAGGTTTTGGGTTCAGATGTGTACATAGATGGTGTTTGCACTCGTGGGAGTGACGCTGAGCCGAATGTTCAAGTGGGTTGTGgtgattcggttgagtcttACTCGGTTGTCGATACAACATCCAGCTACATTGAAGTTCCCATTATGGCAAATGTCGGGGCTGATGGGGCCCTGGATCACGGGGTGTCAAATACTAGACGTGATAATGCTTTTCGATGTTCATTAACAGGTAGTTCTGTAGGGGGAGAAAATGATTGTGGAGCTCTAGAAGATGGAAATGATGTGACATTAGAAACATTGGATGAACAACAGAACATTGCTAACTCGCATGGTCATAAAATAATGGAGAAAGAAGcacatatttatgacaaagttGAGTTTGATGATGAGTTAAATTCAGTTGGAGTGCAGCAAATGGGGAACAATAAAGTTGATGACAACTCCAATAATACACTAGAAGATGTGGCTGGGGGAATGGAAGTTGCAATAGACAAGGCTCCTTTGAATTCTGAAGAAATGCAGCGCTTTCGCTTTCAAAAGTGCACTGCAGAAATTAAAG CTGCAGATACATCAGTATCTTTTGGGAGTGAGAAAAATTTAGATGCTAATGCAATATCCATGATTGTGGAAAAAGATACTCATGTTGCTGGCCTAGGGCACCTTGCAGTGATGGGTGCTGTAGAGGAAAAAATCCATGATGAGTCAAATATTAGGCAAAATGTTGAACTGCAAGTTGGCGTTTCTGAGCAGGTTGGTTTAAATGGAGGTCaggaaaatgaagatgaatttAAGGAAGCTGGGCAGAGCAAAACAACAGATGAAAATGCCATAAAACGTGCATCCATGAAGCTTGGGAATTCAGAAAAGGAAGGTGAGTTTTCTGTATCTGATATGGTTTGGGGTAAGGTGAGAAGCCACCCATGGTGGCCTGGACAGATATTTGATCCCTCAGATTCATCCGAGAAGGCAATGAAGCATTATAAAAAGGACTGTCATCTGGTAGCGTATTTTGGGGACAGAACATTTGCTTGGAATGAAGCATCTCAGCTAAAACCTTTTATGACACATTTCTCTTCTATTGAGAAGCAGAGCACTTCAGAAACATTCCAGAATGCTGTAGGTTGTGCTTTGGATGAAGTCACCAGACGAGTAGAATATGGGTTAGCATGTTCTTGTATACCTGAAGATACCTATAACACAATTAAATTGCAGACTGTAGAAAACACTGGGATTCGGCGAGAACTAAGCTCTAGACAGGTGGTAGATGAATCTCTTAATGCTTGCTCCTTTTCACCTAATAAACTTGTAGAATTCATGAAAACACTATCTGAGCTACCAACTGGTGGCTTTGATCGTTTGGAGCTTGCGATTGCTAAGGCTCAGTTGCTTGCATTCTATCGTTTCAAGGGTTACACTTGCTTGCCAGAACTACAATGTTATGAAGACACCTTAATTGATGAAGATGAGGAAAAATTGAGTGAGATTATTGAGCATACAACTCCTGTAATCAAGAATGATGGTCAAGCTGGTCTTGGAAATTTAAAAACCCAAGGTAGCTCTCGTCGCAAACGGAAACATAATTTGGAGGACACCATTCATCTGACAAAGAAGGAAAGAACCATGTCAGAACTAATGGGTGGGACTCCAGATTCTCCTGGTGGTGATTATTGCCCTGATGTGAAGGTAACTGATAATCTGGTTTCACGTGGCCGTCCCAAGAAAAGGAAGACTACTGATCTCCATGCTGATGACTCAGGGCTGCAAGATGGGAGAAAAACAATATCTCTTGCAAAAGTTTCAAATACCCCAAAGCAGTCATTTAAAATTGGAGACTGTATTCGAAGAGTTGCTAGTCAACTTACTGGGTCACCGTCTATGTTGAAGTCTGGTGACCGGTCTCAAACCACAGATGGAAGCACTGATGGTTTTCCTTGGAATGAATTTGACGTTTCTTTCCCGAAACTTGAGGAGGCACCGAGGTCAGATGTGATTGTTCCGACAGAATATTCATCACTAGATGATTTGTTATCTTCACTGCAGTGGGTGGCACAAGAACCCCTTGGAGAATATAGTTTTCTGAATGCCATTGTGAGCTTCTTCTCTGATTTCAAGAATTCTGTAGTTGTGACTGATGATTTTGGAAATGAGATGTTACATACAGATAAAGTTGGTAGTAAAAGGAAGAAACCACCCATAGCTGGACCATCTGAAACATTTGAATTTGATGATATGAGTGATACATACTGGACAGACAGGGTCATTGACAATGGTAATGAAGAGCAACCAGCCCAACCACCACATGAGCAACCAGGACGTGAGCAACCAGTACAACCAGCACGGAAAAACCGGAAAAAATACTATCAATCTGTCGCTGCTGAGCCAGAGAAGCCTGTTAAAGTTAATCGTAGGCCCTATTCCAGGAAACAATATTCCGAGAGCAATCACGCTGAGGCTCCTGAAAAACCTTCTGGTTATATAGATGAGAATGCCCCTGCTGAACTCGTTATGAACTTTGCTGAGTTGGATTCTGTTCCCTCAGAAACAAACCTCAACAAAATGTTCAGGCGTTTTGGACCATTAAAGGAATCTGAAACAGAAGTTGATAGAGTAAGCAGCCGGGCAAGAGTGGTTTTTAAGAAGTGTGTGGATGCAGAGGTTGCACTCAGTAGTGCTGAAAAGTTCAGCATATTTGGATCAGCACCTGTAAATTACCAGCTCAATTATACTCCAAGTGCATTGTTTAAAGCTTCATCTGTTGCCACAACACAGGATCAGGAGATGCATCTTGATCTCTCCAattttgaaatgagtatgatctAA
- the LOC130722173 gene encoding PWWP domain-containing protein 5-like isoform X2, protein MEEPEKGLSTCTTLESHDEKVGAETLDGSGDCGGQGFFSVGEGGPCNGKDVMLEVLGSDVYIDGVCTRGSDAEPNVQVGCGDSVESYSVVDTTSSYIEVPIMANVGADGALDHGVSNTRRDNAFRCSLTGSSVGGENDCGALEDGNDVTLETLDEQQNIANSHGHKIMEKEAHIYDKVEFDDELNSVGVQQMGNNKVDDNSNNTLEDVAGGMEVAIDKAPLNSEEMQRFRFQKCTAEIKDTSVSFGSEKNLDANAISMIVEKDTHVAGLGHLAVMGAVEEKIHDESNIRQNVELQVGVSEQVGLNGGQENEDEFKEAGQSKTTDENAIKRASMKLGNSEKEGEFSVSDMVWGKVRSHPWWPGQIFDPSDSSEKAMKHYKKDCHLVAYFGDRTFAWNEASQLKPFMTHFSSIEKQSTSETFQNAVGCALDEVTRRVEYGLACSCIPEDTYNTIKLQTVENTGIRRELSSRQVVDESLNACSFSPNKLVEFMKTLSELPTGGFDRLELAIAKAQLLAFYRFKGYTCLPELQCYEDTLIDEDEEKLSEIIEHTTPVIKNDGQAGLGNLKTQGSSRRKRKHNLEDTIHLTKKERTMSELMGGTPDSPGGDYCPDVKVTDNLVSRGRPKKRKTTDLHADDSGLQDGRKTISLAKVSNTPKQSFKIGDCIRRVASQLTGSPSMLKSGDRSQTTDGSTDGFPWNEFDVSFPKLEEAPRSDVIVPTEYSSLDDLLSSLQWVAQEPLGEYSFLNAIVSFFSDFKNSVVVTDDFGNEMLHTDKVGSKRKKPPIAGPSETFEFDDMSDTYWTDRVIDNGNEEQPAQPPHEQPGREQPVQPARKNRKKYYQSVAAEPEKPVKVNRRPYSRKQYSESNHAEAPEKPSGYIDENAPAELVMNFAELDSVPSETNLNKMFRRFGPLKESETEVDRVSSRARVVFKKCVDAEVALSSAEKFSIFGSAPVNYQLNYTPSALFKASSVATTQDQEMHLDLSNFEMSMI, encoded by the exons ATGGAGGAACCAGAGAAGGGGTTGTCTACTTGTACAACTCTAGAATCCCATGATGAGAAAGTGGGTGCTGAAACCCTAGATGGGTCTGGGGATTGTGGGGGTCAGGGTTTTTTCTCAGTTGGAGAGGGCGGGCCTTGTAACGGGAAGGATGTAATGTTGGAGGTTTTGGGTTCAGATGTGTACATAGATGGTGTTTGCACTCGTGGGAGTGACGCTGAGCCGAATGTTCAAGTGGGTTGTGgtgattcggttgagtcttACTCGGTTGTCGATACAACATCCAGCTACATTGAAGTTCCCATTATGGCAAATGTCGGGGCTGATGGGGCCCTGGATCACGGGGTGTCAAATACTAGACGTGATAATGCTTTTCGATGTTCATTAACAGGTAGTTCTGTAGGGGGAGAAAATGATTGTGGAGCTCTAGAAGATGGAAATGATGTGACATTAGAAACATTGGATGAACAACAGAACATTGCTAACTCGCATGGTCATAAAATAATGGAGAAAGAAGcacatatttatgacaaagttGAGTTTGATGATGAGTTAAATTCAGTTGGAGTGCAGCAAATGGGGAACAATAAAGTTGATGACAACTCCAATAATACACTAGAAGATGTGGCTGGGGGAATGGAAGTTGCAATAGACAAGGCTCCTTTGAATTCTGAAGAAATGCAGCGCTTTCGCTTTCAAAAGTGCACTGCAGAAATTAAAG ATACATCAGTATCTTTTGGGAGTGAGAAAAATTTAGATGCTAATGCAATATCCATGATTGTGGAAAAAGATACTCATGTTGCTGGCCTAGGGCACCTTGCAGTGATGGGTGCTGTAGAGGAAAAAATCCATGATGAGTCAAATATTAGGCAAAATGTTGAACTGCAAGTTGGCGTTTCTGAGCAGGTTGGTTTAAATGGAGGTCaggaaaatgaagatgaatttAAGGAAGCTGGGCAGAGCAAAACAACAGATGAAAATGCCATAAAACGTGCATCCATGAAGCTTGGGAATTCAGAAAAGGAAGGTGAGTTTTCTGTATCTGATATGGTTTGGGGTAAGGTGAGAAGCCACCCATGGTGGCCTGGACAGATATTTGATCCCTCAGATTCATCCGAGAAGGCAATGAAGCATTATAAAAAGGACTGTCATCTGGTAGCGTATTTTGGGGACAGAACATTTGCTTGGAATGAAGCATCTCAGCTAAAACCTTTTATGACACATTTCTCTTCTATTGAGAAGCAGAGCACTTCAGAAACATTCCAGAATGCTGTAGGTTGTGCTTTGGATGAAGTCACCAGACGAGTAGAATATGGGTTAGCATGTTCTTGTATACCTGAAGATACCTATAACACAATTAAATTGCAGACTGTAGAAAACACTGGGATTCGGCGAGAACTAAGCTCTAGACAGGTGGTAGATGAATCTCTTAATGCTTGCTCCTTTTCACCTAATAAACTTGTAGAATTCATGAAAACACTATCTGAGCTACCAACTGGTGGCTTTGATCGTTTGGAGCTTGCGATTGCTAAGGCTCAGTTGCTTGCATTCTATCGTTTCAAGGGTTACACTTGCTTGCCAGAACTACAATGTTATGAAGACACCTTAATTGATGAAGATGAGGAAAAATTGAGTGAGATTATTGAGCATACAACTCCTGTAATCAAGAATGATGGTCAAGCTGGTCTTGGAAATTTAAAAACCCAAGGTAGCTCTCGTCGCAAACGGAAACATAATTTGGAGGACACCATTCATCTGACAAAGAAGGAAAGAACCATGTCAGAACTAATGGGTGGGACTCCAGATTCTCCTGGTGGTGATTATTGCCCTGATGTGAAGGTAACTGATAATCTGGTTTCACGTGGCCGTCCCAAGAAAAGGAAGACTACTGATCTCCATGCTGATGACTCAGGGCTGCAAGATGGGAGAAAAACAATATCTCTTGCAAAAGTTTCAAATACCCCAAAGCAGTCATTTAAAATTGGAGACTGTATTCGAAGAGTTGCTAGTCAACTTACTGGGTCACCGTCTATGTTGAAGTCTGGTGACCGGTCTCAAACCACAGATGGAAGCACTGATGGTTTTCCTTGGAATGAATTTGACGTTTCTTTCCCGAAACTTGAGGAGGCACCGAGGTCAGATGTGATTGTTCCGACAGAATATTCATCACTAGATGATTTGTTATCTTCACTGCAGTGGGTGGCACAAGAACCCCTTGGAGAATATAGTTTTCTGAATGCCATTGTGAGCTTCTTCTCTGATTTCAAGAATTCTGTAGTTGTGACTGATGATTTTGGAAATGAGATGTTACATACAGATAAAGTTGGTAGTAAAAGGAAGAAACCACCCATAGCTGGACCATCTGAAACATTTGAATTTGATGATATGAGTGATACATACTGGACAGACAGGGTCATTGACAATGGTAATGAAGAGCAACCAGCCCAACCACCACATGAGCAACCAGGACGTGAGCAACCAGTACAACCAGCACGGAAAAACCGGAAAAAATACTATCAATCTGTCGCTGCTGAGCCAGAGAAGCCTGTTAAAGTTAATCGTAGGCCCTATTCCAGGAAACAATATTCCGAGAGCAATCACGCTGAGGCTCCTGAAAAACCTTCTGGTTATATAGATGAGAATGCCCCTGCTGAACTCGTTATGAACTTTGCTGAGTTGGATTCTGTTCCCTCAGAAACAAACCTCAACAAAATGTTCAGGCGTTTTGGACCATTAAAGGAATCTGAAACAGAAGTTGATAGAGTAAGCAGCCGGGCAAGAGTGGTTTTTAAGAAGTGTGTGGATGCAGAGGTTGCACTCAGTAGTGCTGAAAAGTTCAGCATATTTGGATCAGCACCTGTAAATTACCAGCTCAATTATACTCCAAGTGCATTGTTTAAAGCTTCATCTGTTGCCACAACACAGGATCAGGAGATGCATCTTGATCTCTCCAattttgaaatgagtatgatctAA